In the genome of Cryptomeria japonica chromosome 8, Sugi_1.0, whole genome shotgun sequence, one region contains:
- the LOC131857557 gene encoding uncharacterized protein LOC131857557 translates to MIVISWNVRGLNSGPRQKAVWDLVRSHSPDVLFLQETKVSVECMMSIASKLWRNGLCQCIGAQGSSGGVACKLLVWNNIFLVRSLFPYLPWIVVGDFNAILDLTEKRGGNTRLDPSSFLLRDNISALNLVDIKPSNGRFTWNNRREGDRCIAERLDRFMVSYFWVGGLWSSSSEILDWRGSDHWPIKLVTSSARLPQKLPFKFQLMWLRDPDLYGCVAEWWQVGRPAFGTAMYVFAKLLQLIREEGVSEYLLREEARALKALEEWELREEIFWKQKARIEWLKEGDKNTAFFFNSVKARQHGNAISSLVTDRGEVISSTQGIADEAVQYFASLFREEAQGDSVAEAQVLSCIPSLVSLEMKQYLMSVITLEELEKIVFQMKKGKAPGPDGFPIEFFQEFWDIIKFDLLAVVQESQKNKQMLRALNSTFLALIPKGEGANRLSQFRPISLCNVTYKIISKLIAERLKKGLTVLISEEQSGFVEGRQILDGVVVATETIHSMASSKAKAMFIKLDMAKAYDRVRWSFLQKVLSAFGFEEEWICWVMSCVGSTSFSALINGEHSNLFGASRGLRQGDPLSPYLFLLLVEGLGRLIKRNVEGGFIQGWQWGGGIPVQSHLQFVDDIALMGLATIREASNMRRALDVYLAASGQLINEGKSSIFFFNTPPSIQRRIAHILRFQIGSLPFLYLGIPISTGRQSRDSWQVILDKFNVKVNHWTHRWLSFAGRVQLLQSVVQALPLYRCLIQVAPMSFVKSLDSLARQFLWAGNLSSTKWSLIKWETVCSPKRFGGLGLHQSLLSGIALAAKLYWRWCVEQDRVWARILSHKYFFGIPQRDIPRYSLAGKGSTIWNTLKKGAALIKGGFFWICKSGIEVVEARWKTSREWPILGLEVECAELHNILSGHSCSTLMDSDVLAWSPNPKGTYTVSSGYQALLSQQFSGGEVHWWKRVWNNFSWPKCNCFSWTLAWNRCLTWDNIQKRGFAGPSRCVLCGGGEEDSPHLFFRCPFTLQLWHFWWDAWKSQCFHASSLAEFWMRLGRPPSSATFLQDVWYAGPIFLLWQVWLERNRRIFRGEQLGIQQVWTRIMGMVQETVTVKSEIILPMEEGDAEIVNRFGIQGISPASACARRGRRVKHRAQRMGKWLPPPAGFLKINTDGSSRGNLGPAGIGGIGRDSSGSVVFIFSANEGVQTVNRMEGLAILYALKRAYALGWRKVIYEADSQILVNLLLQRKMSEVSWQLSVLVQQILQVSSVMDSVSFTHIPREWNRAADCLAKWASEDVDDRRIDEWEQLPYELCQDLEKILVEDESGVGE, encoded by the exons ATGATAgttatctcatggaatgtaaggggcttgaacagcgGCCCTAGACAAAAGGCTGTTTGGGATTTAGTtaggagtcattctcctgatgtTCTCTTCCTTCAGGAGACTAAGGTTTCTGTGGAATGCATGATGAGTATTGCATCTAAGCTGTGGAGGAATGGTCTATGTCAGTGTATTGGAGCTCAGGGATCTTCGGGGGGTGTGGCAT GTAAGCTCCTGGTCTggaataatatttttttggttCGTAGTTTATTTCCTTACTTGCCATGGATTGTTGTTGGGGACTTTAATGCTATTCTTGATCTAACGGAAAAACGAGGAGGTAATACAAGACTGGATCCTTCTTCTTTCTTGCTCCGAGATAATATCTCAGCACTCAATCTCGTGGATATCAAGCCTAGCAATGGCCgcttcacttggaataatagaagggaGGGTGACAGGTGCATTGCTGAACGCTTAGACCGTTTCATGGTTTCCTATTTTTGGGTGGGTGGATTGTGGTCTTCCAGTTCTGAAATTTTGGATTGGAGAGGCTCAGATCATTGGCCAATTAAGCTTGTCACTTCTTCAGCTCGTCTGCCTCAGAAGCTGCCTTTTAAGTTCCAGCTTATGTGGCTTCGTGACCCGGACCTCTATGGTTGCGTTGCCGAATGGTGGCAGGTTGGCAGGCCGGCTTTTGGTACAGCAATGTATGTTTTTGCTAAGCTTCTCCA ATTGATTAGGGAGGAGGGAGTGTCTGAATACTTGTTACGGGAAGAAGCCAGAGCTCTAAAAGCTTTGGAGGAATGGGAGTTGAGAGAGGAAATCTTTTGGAAACAGAAAGCTCGGATTGAGTGGCTTAAGGAGGGAGACAAGAACACTGCCTTCtttttcaattcagtgaaagcCAGACAACATGGTAATGCTATTTCATCTCTGGTGACTGATAGGGGAGAGGTTATTTCTTCTACTCAGGGTATCGCTGATGAAGCAGTGCAGTATTTTGCTTCTTTATTTAGAGAGGAAGCACAGGGAGACTCTGTTGCAGAGGCCCAGGTCCTTTCCTGTATTCCTTCTTTGGTTTCTTTGGAAATGAAACAATATCTTATGAGTGTCATAACTTTGGAGGAGTTAGAAAAAATAGTTTTCCAGATGAAAAAAGGTAAGGCTCCTGGTCCAGACGGTTTCCCGATTGAGTTCTTCCAGGAATTTTGGGACATTATCAAGTTTGATTTATTGGCAGTTGTTCAAGAATCCCAGAAGAATAAGCAAATGCTCCGGGCCCTGAACTCTACCTTCTTGGCACTCATTCCCAAGGGGGAGGGGGCTAACCGATTAAGTCAATTTCGCCCTATTTCTCTTTGCAACGTAACTTATAAAATTATATCTAAATTGATAGCTGAAAGGTTGAAAAAGGGGCTTACTGTGCTAATCTCCGAAGAGCAAAGTGGCTTTGTGGAAGGTCGTCAGATTTTGGATGGGGTGGTGGTGGCTACTGAGACTATCCATTCCATGGCCAGCTCTAAAGCCAAAGCTATGttcatcaagctggatatggccaaGGCGTATGACagagttcgttggtccttcctGCAGAAGGTCTTGAGTGCCTTTGGTTTTGAGGAGGAATGGATTtgttgggttatgagttgtgtgggGTCGACTTCCTTCTCAGCTTTGATTAATGGGGAGCACTCCAACCTCTTTGGGGCCTCTCGGGGTTTGCGGCAGGGTGACCCTCTTTCTCCTTACCTGTTTCTTCTTTTGGTGGAAGGTCTGGGTCGGTTGATTAAAAGGAATGTTGAAGGAGGCTTTATTCAGGGCTGGCAGTGGGGAGGGGGTATTCCTGTTCAATCTCAcctacagtttgtggatgatatagCTTTGATGGGTTTGGCTACTATTCGGGAGGCTTCTAACATGCGCAGAGCGCTAGATGTCTACCTTGCTGCTTCTGGTCAGTTAATTAATGAGGGCaagtcttcaatttttttcttcaacactccGCCTTCAATTCAACGAAGAATTGCCCATATTCTCAGGTTCCAAATTGGAAGTCTTCCTTTTCTATACCTTGGGATCCCCATCTCTACTGGCAGGCAGTCTAGGGATTCCTGGCAGGTCATTCTGGATAAGTTCAATGTCAAAGTGAACCACTGGACTCATCGTTGGCTATCCTTTGCTGGTCGGGTCCAGTTACTTCAATCTGTGGTACAGGCTCTTCCCCTCTACAGATGTTTGATTCAGGTGGCGCCGATGAGCTTTGTTAAGAGCCTTGATTCTTTAGCCAGACAGTTTTTATGGGCTGGTAATTTGTCATCAACTAAGTGGAGCCTTATTAAGTGGGAGACTGTTTGTAGTCCTAAAAGATTTGGTGGTCTTGGATTACATCAATCTTTGCTTTCTGGTATTGCTCTGGCAGCTAAATTGTATTGGCGATGGTGTGTGGAACAGGATCGGGTGTGGGCTAGGATCTTGTCTCACAAGTATTTTTTTGGGATCCCCCAGCGTGATATCCCTCGATATAGCTTGGCAGGGAAAGGTTCGACGATTTGgaatactctcaagaagggggcggCGCTCATCAAGGGTGGTTTCTTCTGGATTTGTAAGAGTGGGATAGAG GTAGTGGAAGCAAGATGGAAGACTTCAAGGGAGTGGCCTATTCTTGGGTTGGAAGTTGAGTGTGCTGAGCTTCATAACATCCTTTCGGGTCATAGCTGTAGCACCCTGATGGATAGTGATGTGTTGGCCTGGTCCCCTAATCCCAAAGGTACTTACACTGTGTCTTCTGGTTATCAGGCACTgctctctcaacaattttctggTGGGGAAGTCCATTGGTGGAAGAGAGTCTGGAATAATTTCTCTTGGCCAAAATGTAATTGCTTTTcttggactttggcttggaatagatgCTTGACCTGGGACAATATTCAGAAGAGGGGTTTTGCTGGCCCTTCTAGGTGTGTTCTATGTGGTGGGGGGGAGGAAGATTCTCCACATTTATTCTTTCGCTGCCCATTCACATTGCAACTATGGCACTTCTGGTGGGATGCCTGGAAGAGTCAGTGCTTTCATGCATCCTCCCTAGCTGAGTTTTGGATGAGACTGGGAAGGCCCCCTTCCTCGGCTACATTCTTGCAGGATGTCTGGTATGCTGGCCCTATCTTTTTGCTATGGCAagtttggttggaaaggaatcgtAGAATCTTTCGGGGTGAACAATTGGGGATTCAACAGGTTTGGACTAGAATTATGGGAATGGTCCAGGAAACTGTGACAGTTAAGAGTGAGATTATTTTGCCAATGGAGGAAGGCGATGCGGAGATAGTTAATAGGTTTGGTATACAGGGGATATCTCCAGCCTCAGCTTGCGCCAGGAGAGGTAGGCGTGTGAAACATAGAGCTCAAAGGATGGGGAAATGGCTCCCCCCTCCTGCTGGCTTTCTGAAAATTAACACGGATGGTTCTTCTAGGGGTAATCTAGGCCCAGCTGGGATTGGTGGGATTGGTAGGGATTCTTCTGGATCTGTGGTTTTTATCTTCTCGGCTAATGAGGGGGTGCAGACTGTTAATAGGATGGAAGGCTTGGCTATTCTATATGCTTTGAAGAGAGCTTATGCCCTAGGGTGGCGGAAGGTGATCTATGAAGCTGACTCTCAAATTCTGGTTAATTTGCTCCTTCAGAGGAAGATGTCTGAGGTTAGTTGGCAACTATCTGTGTTAGTACAACAGATACTACAGGTTAGCTCTGTAATGGATTCGGTGTCGTTTACCCATATTCCAAGGGAATGGAATAGGGCAGCTGATTGTCTGGCTAAATGGGCATCagaagatgttgatgaccggaggATTGATGAGTGGGAGCAGTTGCCCTATGAGCTATGTCaggatttggagaagattcttgTTGAAGATGAAAGTGGTGTTGGGGAATGA